A window of Trichomycterus rosablanca isolate fTriRos1 chromosome 5, fTriRos1.hap1, whole genome shotgun sequence contains these coding sequences:
- the ide gene encoding insulin-degrading enzyme has translation MLQCVSRSVQITRSFSILNRSFISSSANPIFFSNFRMTDEAVKRVVSDTIRSPEDKREYRGLEFTNGMKAILISDPTTDKSSAALDVHIGSLSDPSNIAGLAHFCEHMLFLGTKKYPKENEYSQFLSEHAGSSNAFTSGEHTNYYFDVSHEHLQGALDRFAQFFLCPLFDESCKDREVNAVDSEHEKNLMNDAWRLFQLEKATGNPDHPFSKFGTGNKLTLETRPSQEGIDVRQELLKFHSTFYSSNLMGLCVLGRESLDELTSMVVKLFGEVENKSVPIPEFPMHPFQQEHLRQFYKVVPIKDIRNLCVTFPIPDLQKYYKSNPGHYLGHLIGHEGPGSLLSELKSKGWVNTLVGGQKEGARGFMFFIIHVDLTEQGILHVEDIIFHMFQYIQKLRTEGPQEWVFQECKDLNTVAFRFKDKERPRGYTSKVAGLLHYYPLKEVLAAEYMLEDFRPDLIEMVLDKLRPENVRVAVVSKSFEGQTDKTEEWYGTQYKQESISEEAIKKWQSADLNGKFKLPMKNEFIPTNFEIYPLEKDSPPYPNLIKDTAMSKVWFKQDDKFFLPKACLNFEFFSPFAYVDPLHCNMAYLYLELLKDSLNEYAYAAELAGLNYDLQNTVYGMYLSVKGYNDKQHILLKKIIEKMTTFEISEKRFDIIKEAYMRSLNNFRAEQPHQHAMYYLRLLMTEVAWTKDELKEALDDVTLPRLKAFIPQLLSRLHIETLLHGNITKQSALSMMQMLEDLLIEHAHTKPLLPSQLIRYREVQVPDGGWYVYQQKNEVHNNCGIEIYYQTDMQTTHDNMLLELFCQIINEPSFNTLRTKEQLGYIVFSGPRKANGVQGLRFIIQSEKAPHYLESRVEAFLKTMEKSLEEMNEEAFNKHIQALAIRRLDKPKKLAAECAKYWGEIISQQYNFDRDNIEVAYLKTLTKDNIMQFYRDLLAVDAPKRHKVSVHVLSREMDTCPVVGEFPAQNDVNLAPAPSLPQPVVIQDMTEFKRSLPLFPLAKPHINFMAAKL, from the exons ATGCTGCAATGTGTTAGCCGGTCAGTCCAGATAACGAGGTCCTTTTCTATTTTAAACAGGAGTTTCATTTCGTCGTCAGCCAATCCG atttttttttcaaacttcAGAATGACGGACGAAGCAGTAAAGCGGGTGGTGAGTGACACCATTCGTTCTCCAGAAGACAAGCGGGAATACAGAGGACTGGAGTTCACCAATGGAATGAAAGCGATTCTAATCAGTGATCCCACAACAGACAAGTCATCAGCAGCACTCGATGTTCACATAG GCTCATTGTCAGATCCTTCAAACATTGCTGGTCTTGCTCATTTCTGTGAGCACATGCTGTTTTTGGGCACGAAGAAGTACCCCAAAGAGAATGAGTATAGTCAGTTCCTGAGCGAGCATGCTGGAAGCTCCAATGCCTTTACCAGCGGAGAGCACACCAATTACTACTTTGATGTATCCCATGAACACCTGCAAGGAGCACTAGATAG GTTTGCCCAGTTTTTCCTGTGTCCTCTGTTTGACGAGAGCTGTAAGGACAGAGAAGTGAACGCTGTTGACTCTGAGCACGAGAAGAACCTGATGAATGATGCATGGAGACTCTTTCAGTTAGAGAAGGCTACTGGGAATCCCGATCACCCTTTCAGCAAATTTGGAACAG GCAATAAATTGACCTTGGAAACGAGGCCATCACAAGAAGGTATCGACGTTCGTCAGGAGCTGCTAAAATTTCATTCTACATTTTATTCTTCTAACCTGATGGGACTTTGTGTTCTGGGACGAG AATCTCTGGATGAGCTGACTTCTATGGTGGTCAAACTCTTTGGAGAGGTGGAGAACAAGTCTGTGCCTATCCCAGAATTCCCAATGCACCCCTTCCAGCAAGAGCATCTTAGG CAATTTTATAAGGTTGTGCCCATTAAGGACATTAGGAACCTGTGTGTGACCTTCCCTATCCCAGACCTTCAAAAGTACTACAAGTCTAACCCTGGCCATTATCTGGGCCACTTAATAGGGCATGAGGGTCCAGGAAGCCTGCTGTCTGAGCTGAAATCTAAAG gttggGTTAACACCTTAGTTGGAGGCCAGAAAGAAGGGGCACGAGGATTCATGTTTTTCATCATCCACGTGGACCTAACAGAACAAGGAATCT TGCATGTTGAGGACATCATCTTTCACATGTTCCAGTATATTCAGAAACTCAGAACAGAGGGTCCTCAGGAGTGGGTTTTTCAAGAATGTAAG GATTTGAACACAGTTGCCTTCAGATTCAAGGACAAAGAGCGTCCACGTGGATACACATCTAAAGTGGCTGGACTGTTGCAT TACTATCCATTGAAGGAGGTTCTTGCTGCAGAGTACATGCTGGAAGACTTCAGACCAGACCTCATAGAAATGGTGCTGGACAAGCTGAGACCAGAGAATGTCAG GGTTGCTGTGGTCTCCAAGTCATTTGAAGGACAGACTGATAAGACAGAAGAGTGGTATGGGACCCAGTACAAGCAGGAGTCTATATCTGAAGAGGCTATTAAG AAATGGCAAAGTGCTGACCTGAACGGCAAATTTAAACTCCCTATGAAGAATGAATTCATCCCCACCAACTTTGAGATTTACCCTCTTGAGAAGGACTCTCCACCCTATCCCAATTTGATAAAG GACACAGCGATGAGTAAAGTGTGGTTCAAGCAGGACGACAAATTCTTCCTGCCCAAGGCTTGTCTGAACTTTGAGTTCTTTAG CCCGTTTGCTTATGTCGACCCATTACACTGTAACATGGCATATCTGTACCTTGAGCTGCTTAAGGACTCCCTGAACGAGTATGCATATGCAGCTGAGCTAGCTGGCTTAAACTATGACCTTCAAAATACAGTCTATGGGATGTAT CTCTCGGTAAAGGGCTACAATGACAAACAGCACATCCTGCTGAAGAAGATCATTGAGAAAATGACCACGTTTGAGATCAGTGAGAAGCGCTTTGACATCATCAAGGAAGCG TATATGAGGTCTCTGAATAATTTCCGGGCTGAGCAGCCTCACCAGCATGCCATGTATTACCTGCGGCTGCTAATGACTGAGGTGGCTTGGACAAAAGacgagctcaaagaagcgctggATG ATGTCACTCTGCCCCGCCTCAAGGCCTTCATACCGCAGCTGTTGTCACGGTTACACATCGAAACCCTGCTGCATGGTAACATTACCAAACAG tctgctCTTAGTATGATGCAGATGTTGGAGGACTTGCTGATTGAGCATGCACACACTAAACCCCTCCTCCCAAGTCAGCTGATTCGCTACAGGGAGGTCCAGGTGCCTGATG GTGGCTGGTATGTGTACCAGCAAAAGAATGAGGTCCATAATAATTGCGGAATAGAGATCTACTACCAGACAGACATGCAGACCACACATGACAACATGCTGTTGGAGCTCTTCTGTCAGATCATCAACGAGCCCAGCTTCAACACACTGCGCACCAAGGAACAGCTGG GCTATATAGTGTTCAGTGGTCCACGTAAGGCTAACGGCGTGCAGGGGCTTCGTTTCATTATACAGTCGGAAAAGGCTCCTCACTATCTGGAGTCGCGGGTGGAGGCCTTCCTCAAGACCATGGAGAAGAGTCTGGAGGAGATGAACGAAGAGGCCTTCAACAAACACATCCAAGCTCTGGCAATTCGCCGTCTTGACAAGCCCAAAAAGCTAGCAGCTGAGTGTGCTAAGTACTGGGGCGAGATCATTTCTCAACAGTACAACTTTGACAGGG ATAATATTGAAGTTGCTTACCTGAAGACACTGACAAAGGACAACATTATGCAGTTCTACAGG GATCTGTTGGCTGTTGATGCTCCAAAGAGACACAAAGTGTCCGTCCACGTGCTTTCTCGGGAGATGGACACCT GTCCAGTGGTTGGGGAGTTTCCAGCTCAGAATGATGTCAACCTCGCCCCTGCTCCTTCTCTTCCTCAG CCTGTGGTGATCCAGGACATGACCGAGTTTAAGAGGAGTCTGCCTCTCTTCCCACTCGCCAAACCTCACATCAACTTCATGgcggccaaactgtga